From the genome of Neomonachus schauinslandi chromosome 1, ASM220157v2, whole genome shotgun sequence:
AAAGGGAGACCGGTCCCAGGGGCCTTAATGGGGTGGCTCCCTGACATTCTCCAGGGCCTGTGAGCCCGGCACAGCTCCTGGCAAGCCGTTGGGTGAGGTGGCCCAGGGGTGGACCAGCCTTGCACTCACTGTCACTTTTGTCTCTCACCTTCGACACCCCCCTGGTCTTTCATTATCAGCACCTTGCCTGGAGCCAGCACTTCCTGCACCTCCCTGGCTCCTCCTCGTCCAAGCTGCCTTATAACCTTGGTGGTTGAGCCGGGCTTTGGCATTTCATTTTAACTTGGAAGCAGTTCCCTGGTTCTCCAGGCTCATGGCCACTGAGGTGCAGACCTAGAGTCTTCCCCTGCCCTTGACCCTCTCAGCTTTGCTGCTGCCCCCACCTCTACCTCCAGGCAGGCTTGctttttatctttgtcttctGCTTGTAGAGGAAAAGAGCAGTGGATTCCGGTTGAAGCCACCAACATTGATCCACGGCCAGGCACCCAGTGCAGGTAGGTGCCCGCCTTTAAGGAGGAAAGTGGAAGGGCTATCTATCTCACACCCTTCCTGCCTCTGCAGCATCTGTTTGCACAGCTGCCTTAGGCAGCCCAGCCGGCATGCTTCAGGCTCAGCCTGCTCTCTTAGGTCATCTCAGTTACCTGGCACCTGAGCACTGAAAAGCCACTTTAAGGAACCCATCAGACCAAGGAAATTCTCCCCTCTGTGAGCCCTCCACCACCCtgaggaggggggtgggtggtgagggAGCAGACTTGGCTtggtgtggggctctgtgcccagcgaTAACACAGTTGGTTCAGGCCATGTCTCCAGAGCATCCCAGCCCCGGCATGCCACAGAGTAAGCCTGAGCACAGTGGCCATGATCCAGTGGCGTGCCGCTGGGGAGCAAGGCCTGGCAGTGGTGCAGAGTGGGAAGCATTCTCTTGTGCTTCTTGCCCAATTTGTGTTTGGCAGATGGATTTTCTCAGCGTGGCACTTTGAAAATCAGGTACAAAGGGTATTTTTATGTGAGCCCGAGCAGAGTCCTAAACTCAGGGGGGCTGCCTCTGGCTCTGCGCTTTCCCTGCACCATCTGTGCTTGATCCTTGAGCCCAGCACTTGAGGACAGCTGTCCCTTGGTTCCCTATAGCATTACTATACTCTGAATTAATTTCCGGAAAGCCCCTGAGAGCCCGTACGGGGCTGTGTGTTTCTGCCTACTGTGTCCGAGGGCCGCAGGCAAGCCGACCTCTGTTCTCAGGTCTGCCGAGCCAGAAGCCCAAGGAGCAACAGCGGAGTGTGCTTCGCCCGGCAGTGTTACAAGCCCCACAGCCAAAGGCACTCTCACAGACCGGTAAGAAATGGCCCTGGTGCCCAGGCTCGAAGTTGGCCCGGGACAGCTGTGTCTCGACACAGGTGACTTTGGCCATATCTGCTGAATGCACTCAGAAATAGAGtactgggggggcgcctgggtgggtgtctgccttcggctcgggtcatgatcccagcgtcctggggtcgagccctgcatcgggctccctgctcagcggggagcctgcttctccctctccctctcccactgcccctgctgtgttccctctctccttgtttctctctctctatcagataaataaataaaatcctaaaaaaaaaaaaagaaagaaagaaagaaatagagtgCTGGGGAAGCAAGCAATCCTTTAAGTCCCTGGTGAGCCCAGGGAAGACAGCAGGCCCAGGTGACCGCCATGCTTTCTGCacatgctggcttcataaaagcTGGGTCCCTCCCGAGTACCTCCAGTCCATCCCAGCATGTTTGCAGGCAAAACTCAGCCCTGTGTGTCTGAGAGACTTGAGGGGTCATTTTGGTTATGTGTGCAATTTCATCTGATCTGCCACCCTTAAGACCTAACTCTTAAACCATATTTCCATGATCTCTGCATAGGTCATGGTGTTCAGTTGACCCTTAATTTCTTAATACTAatgaccttttcttgttttcctctttgtctctccctATAATTCAAAAATTCTTCATCAGAAGCAATCCAACATCCCACATGAGGGAAATAGTATTTCTAAAGAGTTTCAACAGGAATGCTTTTTTATAAGCTATGCCAACCAATCAGCCAGATTTAAAGCTGTGCACATCATGTGATCTCAACTATCATAGGGCGAAGTGCATAGAATCAAGATGTTATGAGTAAAAGTTTGTTTTATAAAACTCATCATTGCTccttattcatatatattctttttctcttttttaccttAGTTAGCAGTATCACTTCTAAGTACCCTGAAAATTCATACAATTCTTTGTGGAATAAGCAGTAAGATATTCTCATTTCTGTGAGGTTTTAGTTCTGGGTTCgcttgggtttttttaatgtaagaattTGTGATTTTCAGTGACGATACCAgatccttttctttaaaaaggagagatTACACAATTGGTCTAAATGGTAGAAGGGAGCACTCGAGGTCCCACACTAAACCCCCGTGACCCCCCACTGTCTTCTCCCGGCAGTCCCGAGCAGCGGCACCAACGGGGTCAGTATCCCGGCAGACTGCACGGGGGCCGTGACAGCGACATCACCCGACAACCCCGCACGGAGAAGTCCCTCCGATGAGGTGCGAGCACTTGAGGTGtgtctgctgggcagggagcacGTGAAACTTCTCGGAGCTTTGCTGAGTGTGTGGACAGTTACCTGCTTTGAGCGGCGCCAGGGTGGGCCCGTGTTAAGGTTTTCTGGATTTGCTCAGCAGTATGCGTGCGCAACGGCAGCTGATGTCCATGGTTGCTAGAATGCCAAGGATGGTCTGTCCGCCGTTCCAGACTGCTGCACTGCCCGGGCCCAGCACCTCCCCGCTGCAGAGGGGGCCTGGCGTGCCCACGGGCACTCTGCCCGCCGGCCTCTGGGACGTCCCTAGGGCTGGAGGAATGGCTGTCATCGATGAGGTCTTGTGCCGTTTTATATGGAGAGATGTCTCCCCTCCCTGTTTCCACACCTGAACAGCTCGGGGATTCATATATGTGGGCCCGTTCTAACTGAAGAAAGCTGCCTGGGGGGTCagctcagaaatttttttttttttttttttttttttgagcaaagtCTAGGGTTCTGAGATTTCGTAGGCCAAGAGCATGTGTTTGCTAGCAGTATTGCCCAGCCGCTGAAAAATGAGGGGCATGTTCTGAAGAGCCTGCGTTTGCGGGTGGCAGAGGCAGATTTGACATGCGAGTCGCAGCACCACACCAAGGCTTCCGGACACAAAGCCGGGTTGCACGTGTGTGTTTATTTCTACTCGGCCCTTTTGGCAGCTAAACTGCTGCCTGAGGTTCTGtaccctccacctcccccacatCCCCCGGAGATGTTGGAGCACACATGGTAGAAATGATCGCCTACAATTCATTTTTAGAACATCCCTGAGCCCACCACGCCCCTCCCCCCGACCTTCAAACCAATTAGCAGAATTAAAATTAGGAATCATCTCTGCAGCCTGCTGCTGCTGGGAAACTTGGATAGCTAGGGCGGCCAGCGCAGCGGGTCCGCTGCACGGCTGTGAGCTGGAGGGACGCCGAGAAGCGGCCCGGCCCCGCCACCTCCGCGTCCCTGGTGATGCGAGGGCAGGCCAGGCCTGGGCAGCACCCGCCGCCTGGGGACCCGCGCCACAGGAGAGGCGGCAAGCAGATGGAATGGCGGGAGATGGCCCATCTCGCTTCTCGGGGCTAACCTGTCACTTCTTTTCAGTTGTCGTCTTGTTTGTGTTTCTAACTAGGAGAAAGAGCCCCAGAAAAATGAGTCTAGCGATACTTGTGAGGAGgaaaactgtgagaaaaaagaGCAAGTTGCACAGCAGGCGTTTGTGTTCGGGCAGAACCTGAGGGACAGAGTCAAGGTGTGTGATCAGGGGCCTGGATGAGCGCTGGCACTCATGAGTCGGTCTGTTCTGCCTCCTCCGGGTTCAACAACGGGAACTCCGCTTTTCCTTACAAAGGGCGGGGAGGTGGAGGCAAAGAATGTGCCTGTGGGCTCCTGTGGCTCGTGGTGCTTCCGGTGGCTTCTTGTTTTGCATGCCTTCCATGCTGCACTGCTCCGCTCCCGGCACACTCCCTGGCAGGCTCCCTCTTTCTCCCgggagcaggggacagggaggcAACCGAGCATGCCTGTCCCTGAGAACCAACGTTTCCGTAGCAAAGGAGACAGCATGATGCGATGCTTTCAGCGTCGCCGGAGAGATTGTTGTTGCCTAACTCGTGGGCTTCTCTGTCCTGGCACTAAGCAACATTTAGACTGGCTCATTCTTAGTTGTTGGAGGCCTGTCCTGGGTGTTCTAGGATACTGGGCAGCATCTCTGGCCCCCACACTCCAGGTGCCAGGAGTATCCCCCGCCCCCTGTTGTGGCAACCAAAAGTGTCCCTTAGTAGTGCTGAGGGTTCCCTTTGGGACCAAGTCACCCTTAATTGAGAattattaccttatttttttaaggtagggCAGGTGGGAAAAGAATTTTTCTCTCCCACCGGAGGCAATAGCCTCTGTCCTCTCCTGGCTGCCCTCAAGGGCTATTGGTGTAGCCTGGGGACTTTGAGTCAGGGGGGAGAGCATCTGGCAGTGGCGGGGAGTCTGGGCTCTAGACCCCGTGCGCTGGCGCTCTGGGAGACCAGGATGGAGCAGCACTACCTTTCCAGCCACCGGGATGGAGCGTCCCTCTGTGCCATTTCCAGCAGCGCAGCTCGTCTGGCAGGAGCTCCTTTAAAAGCCTGAGAGATAGCATCAGTGGCTGCATCTGGGGACGTCTGTGGTTGTCACAACTAGGGTGTAGGTACTACTGCCATCCAGTGGGTGGAAGTCGGGGATGCTGCCCAACACCCCATGGTGTCAGGGTGGCTTCCCCACGGAGAACGATCCAGCCCCCATGTCAGTGATGCTGAGGGGGAGAAACCCTGAAAAAGGGGAATGAAAGTCTCTCCGGCACATAGAAAACATCAGGCTGTGccatttgttttctcctttggTGCTCACTGTCCAACAGAAACACAAATCCCAGGGGTGAAAAATAGGCATTGCTGTTGCATGGCTTTAGCCAAAGTAATGAGTCCCTTGGGGGCTGCTTGCTCCAGGGAGGAGGAAACAAGAGAATGAAGGGCCTTGAGATCCACCtgtgctggggagcaggggcctggcctgggccGCCAGGTCGATTCTGTTCCTAGAGCTTAGGGGGACGGCTGCCTTGAAATTGGGATGGGGGCCACATCTTAAGGAGGCCCAGGGCTCACGTGATCTGTGGTTTCACAGTTACATGCCAGCTTCTTGGTGGGGGAGACTTCTTGGCACCCCGAGCTTCTGCTTTCTCACTCATAGGATGAGGTGAATGATACCCACCTCTCAGGGTTCGATGATATATTTAACAGAGCTGGCACGGCAGTCAGCTAGCATAAAAGAAGCCCTCGAGAAACGatgcttttattatatttataataaaccCCTTAAAATACCAGATTTGGAAGCGTTCTGTGACCTCTCATTACAGAGTATTGGTGGAAAGGGCAATAAGATGCCAACctgagggttttgttgttgtttttttttttaacaaggtagAAAAAGTTTCCTGATGCCTTATGAACTGTTTTTCTATCTTAACTGTTAAATGGTGAAGTTGATTACAGCCCCCCCACctctgtgtgtacgtgtgtacatacacgcgcacacacacacacacacacacacacacacgctgtgCCATGTGGCCTAGGGGTACAGACAGGCTGAGCTGTAAAGGTCCTGAACAGGTGGTTGTCTGAGCAGTAAGTGTTGCCTCTCTGTTCCCCAGTTAACAAATGAGAACACTGAAGTAGCTGACATGGAGAATGCTGGACACCCCAGTTCAGAAACGCCAACTGCGACCAACTATTTCCTTCAGTATATCAGCTCCAGGTGTGTGTCTTGGGCCTGGTGCCCAGCCTCAGAGCAGCCCAGGGTCGTCCATCACTTTGAGCTTGGGGCCCGGGGAGGAGGCAGCAGCTGGACCAGGAGCCAGCCTGGTCCTtcgtgggggggagggggagggcaggatggaggtgggggtgagaggAAGCAGATTTCACCAGAATCCTGGATACCCCCTGGCTCCTCGCTTTATTCCCACTCTGGGCACAGCTGTGGAGTGGCCAGGATGGTGTGCTTCAACAGACAGACAAGGCAGGACCCAAGTTCTGCTTGGCCTCAGAGTGACCTCTGTCACCCGGATCTCATGCCCAGAGCAGAACTCAGCGGGCCAGTGGCTGCTTGGCTGCCTCCTGTTACCTGCCAGGTTCCGGCCTGTGGGGACCCCTTACCCTGGATTTGGGCTCGCCGGTCGTTAACACTGCTGGTGGTGGTGCTCACTAATGGCCTGGGTGCCCCATGgatatttcagagagaaagtgtGTCCCTGCCTAGGAGACAGGCCAGTAGAGTGCATAGAACTGGGCGTGGACTTCAGAGAGGCCTGGCATGAATGGTGGTGACCTCACACTTGGCTCCCTGGACCCGGATTAGCAAAGTACATTGGATGTTGTTTTAAAGACACGTTTTTTGCActgcagcatttcccaaattgGGATGCACTTAGAGCTGTGACATCTTAAACTGGACGAAATGTGATGGTGACTGCAGCTCCAAGGTCATCCAGTGTTACCTGCCAGTGGCCCAGGGGTGGGCGGTGTCCCCTCCTTTGTGCAGGCCAGGGACTGGTGGGTTCTTTTGGGGAAGTAGGTGGTGCCTGGTCTGACCTCTGTGATCGGCCTCTCTCAGGCGCTGTCCTCATGCACCCCAATGGGGACACCCGCCTCGAGGAGGTCGGGGATGACAGGTGGCCGTCAGGCACGTCACGTAGTGCCCGCCCACATGCAGTGGGCCCCTGGCTCCGAGGCTTGTGAGCACCTGTCCTTGGCATgccgggcccctcccccagaggggAGGCTGAGCAGTGCCCACAGCTGTGCTTTCTGCCTTACCCACTCTGaccgtgcacacgtgtgtgcagcTCATGCGAGTGTGCCTGCTGCCTTCCCCGCTCCCACGGGGTGCCCACACCCACAGCGTGCCTTCTCTTCAGTTTAGACAACTCGACCAATAGTGCCGACACCGCCAGCAACAAATTCGTGTTTGGCCAGAACATGAGCGAGCGTGTGCTGGTGAGTGGCCCCTGTGGGGACTGTTtttcctggggccccagggcaAGGGACATGTGAATATGGCTGCCACCTTGTCTCCTATGAAGTGGGGATGCTTCCAGTTGCAAGAGAAAGAAGACCCAGCTCAGACTTGGGGGTAGCGTTGTTGTACCAGGAGGCTCTCTAGGAGCTGGTGTTCGAGCTTCCTGCCATTCTTCTCTGCCAGCTAGCTTAGCCTCATCCTAGGACAGGCTTCCCCTTAAGTCGGGCCATGCTTGCTCCTGGCTGAGGCCAGCTGCAGTGATAATCATCTGACTGGAATCCTGAGCCACCTCTGGAGCCAAGGGAGTTCAGCACCCCTGTCCCTGACCATGAGGCTGCAGCATGGAGGGGGCTTTGGGGAGGTGGCCTTGGAGGGGCCCCTGCAGAGTGTCCCAGGTGTCTCCTGCATGCACCATGGCCACGCTGTCTCCCCTCCCAGAAAGCCTGGCCAGCTTGGGATGGGGTTCTAGAATTGTTTACCTGCttccttatttttgttccttttctttccctgtcgAATGCCTAGGATCCCTTTGTGTCCTTTGTGAGTGTGGTTAAGGAGCTGTTTCATCCCACTTCATTATTTCCGTCTTTGTCTCAGTCTACATTACATTAAGGAGCTTCCTGCAGCTTTTCTCGAGCATCAATACTGTCCTTTTCCTGTTACAACGAAGTGGTCCAAGAGCCGCCTCACACAGAAATAAACAGCTGGTGGCACGTACCTCCCCGAGATGTCGGGGGAGGCCCCACTTGGGGACTCGGAGGGCAGTTCGTCTAGAGCAGAGAAGGGTGGATTTGGGAGGGCCAAGCTGCCTGCATCGTGAGGGCACTTTTCTGTAGGTTTTACCACCACATGATGCTCGAGGATCGTTGTGTGGAGACGGCCCCAGGCTGGAACGCACCCCCTGCGGAGGGGTTATCTAGTCTCATCTGCCGGGTCTGGGTGGGTCCCCAAAGCCGTGAAGGAAAGGCCGTCTGCAGAAAAAAGCCCTCTGCCCGGGAGACGGTGCCGAGAGCCGCCATCCCAGCAGAGGGGCTTCCTGTTCCACGGCGGCCGACCCACCAGGAGCACCCAAACATGCTCTCCTCCCCGTGTGCTTCCGTCTCCCTGCAGAGCCCACCCAAATTAAATGAAGTCAGTTCAGATGCCACCAGGGAAAATGCAGCTGTTGAGTCCGGGTCCGAGTCCTCATCCCAGGAGGCCACCCCCGAGAAAGGTATGCTGCGGTCCCACCACCTCGTGGGAAGGGTACCACGTGACGGGCACTGTCCATCCACACCCCCGCCCAGGAGGGACACGGGCCCCAGCTCGTGGCAGCCACCGGGGCAGAATTGGAAAGCCAGGGGCGCTGGTTTTCAGCAAGCAGAGAGGGGACGTGTTCATCCTAAAACAGAGAGGCTGTGGTGCTTCAGGATGACTCTGGGGATAGGGTTGTTGAGGTGGctgtccctctcttccttcttgccctgaggtgggggaggggagtttcCCTTCGGTGCTCTGTGGGTGGACTCTCTCTGCTGTCCTCCTGTCCTCTACCGAGTGAATGGCAGTGGGAGATCTGGAGCCACGCTGGCTACTAGCTCCCAGATGGTCTCCCCACAGCATCCAGGGCCAGATTGCTGTTACGTTTGGGGTCCGTTCCACGTCCCAGGAGCCGGCACCCTTGAGGCAGAGCCAACCCCTTTGTTCTGTCTCCTGtgacgtgcacacacacacacacacacacactggcaaaTAAATAGTCAATGTCGTTTAGCTAATAACATTTCAGAGTCCCTGGCCGAGTCAGCAGCCGCCTACACCAAGGCAACAGCACGGAAGTGTTTGTTGGAAAAAGTGGAAGTCATCACCGGGGAGGAGGCGGAGAGCAACGTGTTACAGGTGAGGCGGGCCTGGCCGGGGGCATCTGGCTCCGGTGGGCCTCCTGGCCCTCAGGTGGTGGTGTGAGAGGCCAGCCGTAGCCCCCAGCCTCTCTGTGCACCACCCTCCGGGACCTTGTGGCGGGGCCTCCAGAGTTCAGTGAGCGCTAAGGGCCTTCGAGTCTCGCTTTCTTTTTGAGAAGGATCTGTTTTTGAGGCATTCTCGATAGTTCTGGGAGAAACTGTTGTAAATGCACCCAGAATGAACGGCTGTGATTGGTCACACTGGCACCCCATGATGTTTTATTAGGGAACCGGGATCCCAGATGCACCCCAAACTTGTCCTGCCTTTCCCCTGCATCTTGGGGCAACACGTCCACTTCAGTGGGCCTCATTCGTCTGCTTTGCGTtgttgtgtgcatgcatgtgtgtccGTGACCTGCATGTGTAGAGCACTGGGGAGTTTCTGATATGGCATTTTTAGAAGTACTACTGCTTCTGCCCACTCAGCACTGCTGTGAAATCCATATGAGCAAAGAGAGTGACTTGGTAAAGATCTGCACACTCTGAAGGGCCAGGCGTGGTCTCTGTTGCgtattctttttttatctatagaacagctttattgagatagaacaCGTATACTATGGAATTCCCTCTTTAAAGTGTGTGTTCACGTAGTTATGCTGCTGACTAAAAGAACATTTTAGTCCCCAGAAAAGAAACTGCCATCGGCAGTCATCTTTCATGCCCTCCCCGGCCCCCGCGAGCCCCCTTCCCATCGTGGATGAGCCTGTTCTGGACGTGTCCCCATgtggactcacaccccgtgtgtccttctgtgtctggttccctccctgagcctcgTGGGCTTGGGGTCCATCCCCGGGGCCGCACCGAGTGACGTGCATGGAGGGACATTCAGGTTTCCAGCTTTTAGCTAGTATGAATCGTGCTACTGTGGACATTGTGTACGGTCTGGTGTGTGCAGATGCgtgtcatttctcttgggtagatctTTAGGAGTGGGGTGTCTGGGCCGCACGGCGATTCCACATGTAACACTGTGAGGGACACGTTTCCGCGGCAGCCGCGCCATGTGTCATTCCCCCCCAGCCGTGTGTAAACTGACTGTCCACCAACcgcccgccccccggccccccccggCACCTGCTGTTACCTGGCTTGTGATGCCATCCTAGCGagtgcgaggtggtatctcatgggtATCTGGTTTTTATCTTCGTTTCCTTCCTGATTCTTTCGTGCTCCTCTGACAATGTAAAATTCATCTTAGGTGGAGGACAGGACACAAAACTGGCCAAGGGCTAGATGTGCCCCCTGGGCCATCGTTGGCTGACCCCTACCTAGTAGTTCACTCAGGCTAGATCGAGGCTCCCCAGAGTTTGTCCACACCAGTGTCCACCCAGCCAGGGCCCCGCTTACCCAGAGGGCCGCCTTGTGTTCCAGATCCAGTGTAAGCTGTTTGTCTTTGACAAGGCCTCGCAGTCGTGGGTGGAGAGAGGCCGGGGGCTGCTCAGGCTCAACGACATGGCATCGACTGATGACGGGACGCTCCAGTCCCGACTAGGTGAGCTGCAGTGCGGGGTCTCTGGAGAGGGCCTGGGATGGCACAGAGTTCCCAAGGCCGAGGAAGGCAGGATCCCCACGCAGGTCCCCACTGGAGAGCCCCAGCACTGGCGGCCTGTAGGCGCAGGCCCTATCCCAAGGCTCTCGCTGCCAGCTCTTCTGTGACTCTCCTCTTTGTGAGTGTGACAGTAGATGAAACAACTCAGAGCTCTTGGACTTGTTTTCTAATAATCAAAGTGCTGGTGGTTTTATGgtggaaagggaaaataagaaatcaaacagcCCTATACAGCCTGTGGTCCTTGTCATAGACCTTCCCCCAGCCTGTCCCAGCTACTCCACGTGTGCTTTGGAGGTGGGCCCATTGGGCACAGAGGGCTTGGGGAGTGGACACAGGGAGATCTGGTCAGTTGGAGCCCAGGACCCCACCCCGCAGCCTCCCTGAGCTGGCCCATGCTGCTCCGCCTGGGGCCATCTGGGGGCCCAAGTTGGGATGGGGAGAAGTAGGCTGGTGGGAAGACAAGGTGTCACCGTGTCCACAAGGTCAGGGCACTTGCGGGGAGGATGAGCTCTGATAAACCAGGCAGGCTGACGGCGGCCTTGGGTAGATGTGATGTGTActtccagagaaggaagaaggtcCGTACCCTCTTTTTCTCCACCATATGTTGCTCTCGGTCTGTCTTTGTCTCCCTCTTGGGAGCTCTAAGCAGCCATTGGGCCTCAACCTTTTTTCTAAGAAAACTGCAGAGTAGGGGCTGGGCTCGGCCTGTGAGTGGGGCCAATCAGGGGGCATCAACTTCTAGACAGTGTGTCATAAAGAAAGTGCACACAGCCCCCAAATGTCACTCTCTGGCCCTGCCTCCAACCTAATCATCCCCCTTCCAAGGGAGCCACCATCCTGGCATCTCCCCGTGATGGACGTGGCCATGGGGGAGCTGGGTGGTACAGGGCTGGCCCCCAGTGTGGGGCGTGCTGTGGCTCAGCAGACTGTTGGGCAGCTTATGTGGACCTTGAGAGAATTGTGGGATTTCACCCTTGTGGTGTTTTCATTCCAGAATGTGTCCGTTCTCATAgctggctgtggggtgggggtgaggggccagGGCTG
Proteins encoded in this window:
- the RANBP3 gene encoding ran-binding protein 3 isoform X4; translated protein: MADLANEEASWRLQPRRWRRFRPRRWKLLPSHQARKNILFNPVPTFTVRGKEQWIPVEATNIDPRPGTQCRSAEPEAQGATAECASPGSVTSPTAKVPSSGTNGVSIPADCTGAVTATSPDNPARRSPSDEVRALEEKEPQKNESSDTCEEENCEKKEQVAQQAFVFGQNLRDRVKLTNENTEVADMENAGHPSSETPTATNYFLQYISSSLDNSTNSADTASNKFVFGQNMSERVLSPPKLNEVSSDATRENAAVESGSESSSQEATPEKANNISESLAESAAAYTKATARKCLLEKVEVITGEEAESNVLQIQCKLFVFDKASQSWVERGRGLLRLNDMASTDDGTLQSRLVMRTQGSLRLILNTKLWAQMQIDKASEKSIRITAMDTEDQGVKVFLISEGSSHPDQEIFQPTTSLCLPQASSKDTGQLYAALHHRILALRSRVEQEQEAKMPAPEPGAAPSNEDDSDEDVLAPSGATGGGAGEEGEGQTAGST
- the RANBP3 gene encoding ran-binding protein 3 isoform X2, coding for MADLANEEKPAIAPPVFVFQKDKGQKRPAGGSSPEGGEDSDREDGNYCPPIKRERTSSLTQFPPSQSVSKNNVFMPSTFCEPSAGNSDSEPEEKSSGFRLKPPTLIHGQAPSAGLPSQKPKEQQRSVLRPAVLQAPQPKALSQTVPSSGTNGVSIPADCTGAVTATSPDNPARRSPSDEVRALEEKEPQKNESSDTCEEENCEKKEQVAQQAFVFGQNLRDRVKLTNENTEVADMENAGHPSSETPTATNYFLQYISSSLDNSTNSADTASNKFVFGQNMSERVLSPPKLNEVSSDATRENAAVESGSESSSQEATPEKANNISESLAESAAAYTKATARKCLLEKVEVITGEEAESNVLQIQCKLFVFDKASQSWVERGRGLLRLNDMASTDDGTLQSRLVMRTQGSLRLILNTKLWAQMQIDKASEKSIRITAMDTEDQGVKVFLISEGSSHPDQEIFQPTTSLCLPQASSKDTGQLYAALHHRILALRSRVEQEQEAKMPAPEPGAAPSNEDDSDEDVLAPSGATGGGAGEEGEGQTAGST
- the RANBP3 gene encoding ran-binding protein 3 isoform X3, whose translation is MADLANEEKPAIAPPVFVFQKDKGQKRPAGGSSPEGGEDSDREDGNYCPPIKRERTSSLTQFPPSQSEEKSSGFRLKPPTLIHGQAPSAGLPSQKPKEQQRSVLRPAVLQAPQPKALSQTVPSSGTNGVSIPADCTGAVTATSPDNPARRSPSDEVRALEEKEPQKNESSDTCEEENCEKKEQVAQQAFVFGQNLRDRVKLTNENTEVADMENAGHPSSETPTATNYFLQYISSSLDNSTNSADTASNKFVFGQNMSERVLSPPKLNEVSSDATRENAAVESGSESSSQEATPEKANNISESLAESAAAYTKATARKCLLEKVEVITGEEAESNVLQIQCKLFVFDKASQSWVERGRGLLRLNDMASTDDGTLQSRLVMRTQGSLRLILNTKLWAQMQIDKASEKSIRITAMDTEDQGVKVFLISEGSSHPDQEIFQPTTSLCLPQASSKDTGQLYAALHHRILALRSRVEQEQEAKMPAPEPGAAPSNEDDSDEDVLAPSGATGGGAGEEGEGQTAGST
- the RANBP3 gene encoding ran-binding protein 3 isoform X5 is translated as MADLANEEKPAIAPPVFVFQKDKGQKRPAGGSSPEGGEDSDREDGNYCPPIKRERTSSLTQFPPSQSEEKSSGFRLKPPTLIHGQAPSAGLPSQKPKEQQRSVLRPAVLQAPQPKALSQTVPSSGTNGVSIPADCTGAVTATSPDNPARRSPSDEVRALEEKEPQKNESSDTCEEENCEKKEQVAQQAFVFGQNLRDRVKLTNENTEVADMENAGHPSSETPTATNYFLQYISSSLDNSTNSADTASNKFVFGQNMSERVLSPPKLNEVSSDATRENAAVESGSESSSQEATPEKESLAESAAAYTKATARKCLLEKVEVITGEEAESNVLQIQCKLFVFDKASQSWVERGRGLLRLNDMASTDDGTLQSRLVMRTQGSLRLILNTKLWAQMQIDKASEKSIRITAMDTEDQGVKVFLISASSKDTGQLYAALHHRILALRSRVEQEQEAKMPAPEPGAAPSNEDDSDEDVLAPSGATGGGAGEEGEGQTAGST
- the RANBP3 gene encoding ran-binding protein 3 isoform X6, translated to MADLANEEKPAIAPPVFVFQKDKGQKRPAGGSSPEGGEDSDREDGNYCPPIKRERTSSLTQFPPSQSEEKSSGFRLKPPTLIHGQAPSAGLPSQKPKEQQRSVLRPAVLQAPQPKALSQTVPSSGTNGVSIPADCTGAVTATSPDNPARRSPSDEEKEPQKNESSDTCEEENCEKKEQVAQQAFVFGQNLRDRVKLTNENTEVADMENAGHPSSETPTATNYFLQYISSSLDNSTNSADTASNKFVFGQNMSERVLSPPKLNEVSSDATRENAAVESGSESSSQEATPEKESLAESAAAYTKATARKCLLEKVEVITGEEAESNVLQIQCKLFVFDKASQSWVERGRGLLRLNDMASTDDGTLQSRLVMRTQGSLRLILNTKLWAQMQIDKASEKSIRITAMDTEDQGVKVFLISASSKDTGQLYAALHHRILALRSRVEQEQEAKMPAPEPGAAPSNEDDSDEDVLAPSGATGGGAGEEGEGQTAGST
- the RANBP3 gene encoding ran-binding protein 3 isoform X1 — protein: MADLANEEKPAIAPPVFVFQKDKGQKSSAEQKDLSDSGEEPRGEAEAPHHGTGHPESAGEHALEPPAPASASASTPEAQLLPFPRELAGRPAGGSSPEGGEDSDREDGNYCPPIKRERTSSLTQFPPSQSEEKSSGFRLKPPTLIHGQAPSAGLPSQKPKEQQRSVLRPAVLQAPQPKALSQTVPSSGTNGVSIPADCTGAVTATSPDNPARRSPSDEVRALEEKEPQKNESSDTCEEENCEKKEQVAQQAFVFGQNLRDRVKLTNENTEVADMENAGHPSSETPTATNYFLQYISSSLDNSTNSADTASNKFVFGQNMSERVLSPPKLNEVSSDATRENAAVESGSESSSQEATPEKESLAESAAAYTKATARKCLLEKVEVITGEEAESNVLQIQCKLFVFDKASQSWVERGRGLLRLNDMASTDDGTLQSRLVMRTQGSLRLILNTKLWAQMQIDKASEKSIRITAMDTEDQGVKVFLISASSKDTGQLYAALHHRILALRSRVEQEQEAKMPAPEPGAAPSNEDDSDEDVLAPSGATGGGAGEEGEGQTAGST